From Haloglomus litoreum, the proteins below share one genomic window:
- a CDS encoding archaea-specific SMC-related protein, whose amino-acid sequence MGQNLSRSSEATVDVQNVGGIEDTSVTFSRGITLLVGRNATNRTSFLQAVTAALGSENVAIKGDADEAEVELALGGETYTRRLRRQGTSIVTDGQPYLDDPTVADLFAFLLESNEARRAVATGADLRELIMRPVDTEEIESEIQRLVRKRESITEELDEIDSLKQEIPDLEAEQTRLEDEIEETKADLEAKEAELETADADVEEAREGKSELESRFDDLRAKRSTLDDVRYDLETERESLEALKRERSELEGEEAELPDLPMGELQEVESEIRRLRGEKEQLEREINELQSVIGFNEEMLEDGASTAFDAPTADADADGDLTDQLLDDEELTCWTCGSQVEAEQVESTLAHLRDRSQSKVNEVSELEERIDELTSQKREFERAQREQDRIERRRSEIDDEVERGEANVERLQERREELMTDIEALEAEIEELEADEDNTILDLHKEANQLEYELGRLETNLEQVTAELEELETRVAEQDDLEAEREALNEEIEALRTKIERLERGAVEQFNEHMENVLGILDYANLDRIWLERVEREVREGRRKVSKGGFELHVVRTSSSGTTYQDTVGHLSESEREVTGLVFALAGYLTHEVYEAVPFILLDSLEAIDSDRIAALVEYLGEYTGYLLVALLPEDAAALPDDYERVTEI is encoded by the coding sequence ATGGGACAGAACCTGTCCAGGTCTTCGGAGGCGACGGTCGACGTCCAGAACGTCGGCGGGATCGAGGATACGTCGGTCACCTTCTCGCGGGGTATCACGCTCCTCGTGGGACGGAACGCGACCAATCGGACCTCGTTCCTGCAGGCGGTGACGGCCGCGCTCGGGAGCGAGAACGTCGCCATCAAGGGCGACGCCGACGAGGCCGAGGTCGAACTCGCGCTCGGCGGCGAGACGTACACCAGGCGACTGCGCCGCCAGGGGACCAGCATCGTCACCGACGGGCAGCCGTATCTCGACGACCCGACGGTCGCGGATCTGTTCGCGTTCCTGCTCGAGTCGAACGAGGCACGCCGCGCCGTCGCCACGGGAGCGGACCTCCGGGAACTCATCATGCGGCCGGTCGACACGGAGGAGATCGAATCGGAGATCCAGCGGCTCGTCCGGAAGCGCGAGTCCATCACGGAGGAACTCGACGAGATCGACTCCCTGAAGCAGGAGATCCCGGACCTGGAGGCAGAGCAGACACGGCTGGAGGACGAGATCGAGGAGACGAAGGCCGACCTCGAGGCGAAGGAAGCCGAACTGGAGACCGCGGACGCGGACGTAGAGGAGGCCCGGGAGGGGAAATCCGAGCTGGAGTCCCGGTTCGATGATCTCCGGGCGAAGCGCTCCACGCTGGACGACGTTCGGTACGACCTCGAGACCGAGCGCGAGAGCCTCGAGGCGCTGAAACGGGAGCGTTCGGAACTCGAGGGCGAGGAAGCGGAGCTCCCGGACCTGCCGATGGGTGAGCTCCAGGAGGTCGAGTCGGAGATCCGACGACTCAGGGGGGAGAAAGAGCAGCTCGAGCGGGAGATCAACGAGCTACAGAGCGTCATCGGGTTCAACGAGGAGATGCTCGAGGACGGTGCGTCGACGGCCTTCGACGCGCCGACGGCCGACGCGGATGCCGACGGTGACCTCACCGATCAGTTGCTGGACGACGAGGAGCTGACCTGCTGGACCTGTGGCAGTCAGGTCGAAGCGGAACAGGTCGAGTCCACGCTGGCCCACCTCCGCGACCGCAGCCAATCGAAGGTCAACGAGGTCAGCGAACTCGAGGAGCGGATCGACGAGCTGACATCACAGAAGCGGGAGTTCGAGCGGGCCCAGCGGGAGCAGGACCGGATCGAGCGGCGACGCTCCGAGATCGACGACGAGGTCGAGCGGGGGGAGGCGAACGTCGAACGGCTGCAGGAGCGGCGAGAGGAGCTGATGACGGACATCGAGGCACTCGAGGCCGAGATCGAGGAGCTGGAGGCGGACGAGGACAACACCATCCTCGACCTACACAAGGAGGCGAACCAGCTGGAGTACGAACTCGGTCGGCTCGAGACGAACCTCGAGCAGGTGACCGCCGAACTCGAGGAGCTCGAGACTCGCGTCGCCGAACAGGACGACCTGGAGGCCGAACGCGAGGCCCTGAACGAGGAGATCGAGGCGCTCCGGACGAAGATCGAGCGGCTCGAGCGGGGCGCAGTCGAGCAGTTCAACGAGCACATGGAGAACGTCCTCGGCATCCTCGACTACGCGAACCTGGACCGCATCTGGCTCGAGCGCGTCGAGCGCGAGGTCCGCGAGGGACGCCGGAAGGTCAGCAAGGGGGGCTTCGAACTCCACGTCGTCCGGACCTCGTCGTCGGGGACCACCTACCAGGACACCGTCGGCCACCTCTCCGAGAGCGAACGGGAGGTGACCGGGCTCGTGTTCGCGCTCGCTGGCTACCTCACCCACGAGGTCTACGAGGCTGTCCCGTTCATCCTCCTCGATTCCCTGGAGGCGATCGACTCCGACCGGATCGCCGCGCTCGTCGAGTACCTCGGCGAGTACACGGGGTACCTCCTCGTCGCGCTCCTCCCGGAGGACGCCGCCGCGCTTCCCGACGACTACGAGCGAGTGACGGAGATCTAA
- the rdfA gene encoding rod-determining factor RdfA, with the protein MNEEIRTDGSGRRGKVERVIDEYELEGLGDELERAWTAADPDERESLRDLATRFNEQVLEAALLDAGDSVVQSEVETMYELLTDDTVGSGDRRRVERRLERQGVDVASLRSDFASYQAIRTYLKSERGAEHRTVDVDRGQKAIETVQRLRARLVTVAEDRLQSLRSAGRISLGQFRVIVDLRVVCEDCGTQQAFTTLIEEGGCDCNS; encoded by the coding sequence ATGAACGAAGAGATACGGACGGACGGGTCTGGACGACGGGGCAAGGTCGAGCGGGTGATCGATGAGTACGAACTCGAAGGGCTCGGTGACGAGCTGGAGCGGGCCTGGACAGCGGCGGACCCGGACGAACGAGAGAGCCTCCGTGACCTGGCGACGCGGTTCAACGAGCAGGTACTCGAAGCGGCGCTCCTCGACGCCGGCGACTCGGTCGTCCAGAGCGAGGTCGAAACCATGTACGAACTGTTGACCGACGATACGGTCGGGTCCGGGGATCGGAGACGTGTCGAACGCCGGCTGGAACGGCAAGGGGTGGATGTAGCGTCGCTCAGGTCGGACTTCGCCTCCTACCAGGCGATCCGTACGTATCTCAAGAGCGAGCGCGGCGCAGAACACCGGACTGTCGACGTGGACCGGGGTCAGAAAGCGATCGAGACCGTTCAGCGCCTCCGCGCTCGGCTTGTCACTGTCGCCGAGGACCGCCTCCAAAGCCTCCGGTCCGCGGGGCGGATTTCGCTCGGTCAATTCCGCGTCATCGTCGATCTCCGTGTCGTCTGTGAGGACTGTGGGACACAGCAGGCATTCACCACGCTCATCGAGGAGGGTGGGTGTGACTGCAACTCGTAG
- a CDS encoding IclR family transcriptional regulator: MKPTRAIKTADTIFAIVQELQRRDGAGVTELANELGLAKSTVYDHLATLEQAEYVVKEGSIYRLGLRFLDHGTYVKDQFGMEEIVSPVIEQLAEEVNEAVWFVVEEHGRAVFLYSAFGERAVQTHARIGRRSYLHHLAAGKAILAMLPEERIEEILYRHGLPEQTSGTITDLDTLFEELETIRESGIAYEQDETVPGVSSVAAPVLFEEEVVGAIMVVGPSSRINGERLRESLPELIQGATNEVELKLTYE; the protein is encoded by the coding sequence ATGAAACCGACCCGAGCGATAAAGACCGCAGACACGATCTTTGCCATCGTGCAGGAACTGCAGCGCCGGGACGGTGCGGGGGTGACGGAGCTGGCGAACGAGCTGGGACTGGCGAAGAGTACCGTGTACGACCATCTCGCCACGCTCGAACAGGCCGAGTACGTGGTGAAAGAGGGTAGCATCTACCGTCTGGGACTCCGTTTTCTCGACCACGGGACGTACGTCAAGGACCAGTTCGGCATGGAGGAGATCGTCTCGCCCGTGATCGAACAGCTCGCCGAGGAGGTCAACGAGGCGGTCTGGTTCGTGGTCGAGGAGCACGGGCGAGCGGTGTTCCTCTACAGTGCGTTCGGTGAGCGGGCCGTCCAGACACACGCCCGCATCGGTCGGCGGTCGTACCTGCACCACCTCGCAGCGGGGAAGGCGATTCTGGCGATGCTCCCGGAGGAGCGCATCGAGGAGATCCTCTACCGACACGGCCTGCCCGAGCAGACATCGGGGACCATCACGGACCTGGACACGCTGTTCGAGGAGCTCGAGACGATCCGCGAATCGGGCATCGCGTACGAACAGGACGAGACCGTCCCGGGAGTCTCCTCCGTCGCAGCACCGGTCCTCTTCGAGGAGGAGGTCGTCGGAGCGATCATGGTCGTGGGCCCGTCGAGCCGCATCAACGGGGAGCGGCTTCGCGAGTCGCTTCCGGAACTGATTCAGGGGGCGACGAACGAGGTGGAGCTGAAGCTGACCTACGAATGA
- a CDS encoding amidohydrolase family protein → MNLTNGTMDVVDVWVNPFTDDAVTRMADSAIDDIADLVSDDELYRGAGQTPAEFVDRMDTHGVDTALIPALKFDGRTSPRDGVHLSERSVAEICSEAPDRFRGLVGIDPFDGMEGVRRLEEYVVDHDFVGAHLVPHGFDLETNHRRYYPFYAKCAELGVPVMIQIGHTAVRMPNDPGRPEYIDDIALEFPDLEIVAANIGWPWTSEAIALAWTHPNVSIATTGHAPQHWEREFVDFIRGRGKSSVMWGTSYPTLDLEGTLSSVSDMNLGPEIERKLLSENARRVFDL, encoded by the coding sequence ATGAACCTGACAAACGGTACGATGGATGTCGTGGATGTCTGGGTCAACCCGTTCACCGACGATGCCGTGACGCGGATGGCCGACTCCGCGATCGACGATATCGCGGACCTCGTCAGCGACGACGAGCTGTACCGGGGCGCAGGACAGACGCCGGCGGAGTTCGTCGACCGGATGGACACGCACGGCGTGGATACGGCACTCATCCCGGCGCTGAAGTTCGATGGGCGCACCTCGCCACGAGACGGCGTCCACCTCTCCGAGCGCAGCGTCGCGGAGATCTGCTCCGAGGCTCCCGATCGATTCAGGGGGCTCGTGGGTATCGATCCGTTCGATGGGATGGAGGGGGTTCGACGACTCGAGGAGTACGTGGTGGACCACGACTTCGTCGGCGCCCATCTCGTCCCGCACGGGTTCGACCTCGAGACGAACCATCGGCGGTACTACCCCTTCTACGCGAAGTGTGCCGAACTCGGTGTGCCGGTGATGATCCAGATCGGCCATACCGCGGTCCGGATGCCGAACGATCCCGGTCGGCCGGAGTACATCGACGACATCGCACTCGAGTTCCCCGACCTGGAGATCGTCGCTGCGAACATCGGGTGGCCCTGGACGAGCGAAGCCATCGCACTGGCGTGGACACATCCGAACGTCTCCATCGCGACGACGGGACACGCACCCCAGCACTGGGAGCGGGAGTTCGTCGACTTCATCCGCGGTCGCGGGAAGAGCAGTGTGATGTGGGGGACCAGCTATCCGACACTGGACCTCGAGGGGACGCTGTCCAGCGTCTCCGATATGAATCTGGGGCCGGAGATCGAGCGGAAACTGCTCTCCGAGAACGCCCGGCGGGTCTTCGACCTGTAG